The following DNA comes from Mugil cephalus isolate CIBA_MC_2020 chromosome 6, CIBA_Mcephalus_1.1, whole genome shotgun sequence.
aataaaaataataataaaaaaattaaataaattttcaaaacatcaagtaatgaaaaaataaataaataaaataaaaataatgaaatagaCAAATTTTGTTGTTCAGTGATTACTGTACTCAGGTTGACTATGACCATAATTATGTAAATTATGGTGGTCACCCCACACATGTACCCAAACATACAACCAAACTACCCCAGACAAATAAAGTAACCTTTTTATACcaatgagacaaaaaataactaaacatAATGTATATTACCTACACAGCTATACAATATTACCACTGATGTCCATGAAGgaaatgtttgttaaaaatatttattaattcaacTATATGAATCCTAATGTTGTTATCGTCCATTCAACATCCTGTGTGAGCAACACGAGACACTGACGCAAACTGATGTTGGTCACGTAAAAATTGTCCCATCATGCTTTGGCGCTTTACCAGCAGCTTACAGCAGGTATGAAACAATGTTAGTCTCCCAAGGAAATAAAGGCAacactgacctttttttttatactgagTCTATGTTTGCtaaccagtccagtttgtgatccagctgtggAGCCAGTTACTTACAGGAGCAGAAGCCTCTCCATGATCTTCATGATGCTGGATGTCAGGGTGACCAGTCTCTAGTCAGCGCAAAAAGTGTctagttacaaaaaaataacagacatGAAATTTCAAAACATCTTTATCCTGTTTTatacacaataaacaaacaatattacAATAATTACATCTGTTATTGCAAATTTTTCAATGTAATAACGCTACAGGTTATAGCTGCGTTCAGGacactaaatttaaaaaagtctttGACACAACAATCTggaaaatcaagaaaaaaatgaattaattcaaGACCTTTCTTCAATGATGTTTAAGGCTAATAGGCTGTTGaggcttctgtgtcaatttgacgCTTTAGTTATGGCGTCAGAGCAGAGCATATGCAGACCCCAGCGTTGTAGCCTGACctacacctccccagaaatgtaactacgctcCATGGtccacaacagctgtgattgaattgattgttttggatcagtaaagatggaacacatgtAGGAAAGGCTAAGAGAGGAGCTTTGTGTAGAAGCCCAAACGTCAACTCAAGtctgaaatattcattcattgtagCACAGACTGTCAACCTGACGTGTACCTTCAAAGCTGAGGCCATAAAGCAAAAACCTGATGAGGCACTTCAACCTTCTGGAAACAGTGAAAAAATGTTCTTGAATGTTACAAATATTTAACCTGAAGTTCTTGTAGGTGGAGGGAATTGTATTCATGATTTCCTAAAAAATAATCTCAGTCCAAGTGAAAAGAAACTCCAGGTACAGGTCTGAACACAAGATGCTTTAAGAACACATTTAAGATCTGACACCTTGAACCACATGATCTGAAACAAAATCCACAGCAGCCATTTTGAATGAAAGTGTCTGTTCATTGGTAATGAAGGTCTCGTAGCTGTTTACCAACTAAACTGATATATCTAAACAATAACAgattaataaatacaattaCTGAATATCAGAAGGCTATGTATCATTTTCTCATATAAATCAGAATCTGCATGTATTTGAATAACAATGTAGTCGTGTGGAATCGAGCTATTTCTCGACAATGACTTGCagcttcatttatatttattacaggAGATTTACTCAGAGTATCGACACTTCCAGGGTTCCAGTCATAGACTGAGCTTTGTGTGGCACCTAAAAGACCCAACGTCAGGCTGGAgatcaataaaaacataacttaacatgttaaaaacatgTTCATCATGTCAGGCCACAGCGCTGTCCATGGTCCTGAAACAGAGGTAGCTTTGATGCAGAAGATTTTTTTACTATTTCACAGCAAATGATGTccgtgtttatttacatacagagccCCTAACTGAGATCCGATCTGACCACTGGTTAATAATACCAGGTATAAATGGGGCCTGAGGCTGCAGTTAGAAGAAAGGGACAGACAGATGTTTGTAGTGTCCAGAGACAGTGAAGGCAGAAGCCTCTATATACGAAGAAGTGCTGACTGCAGTTTCTCTGTAGACAGCTGATAGTGCTGCTGTTTGATGATGTCCAGGGCATCTCTGAGAACCTGCAGACAAAAAAGGACGAGCGGATGAGCTCAAACATCCCAGAAACCGCTTTCTAACACCTCAAAccaatttcattttttgttttaccttccTGGTGTCCTGTGGCAGAATGACTCCGTCATCCCACATCCTGCCGGAGGAGAAGAATGCTGAGCTCTCCTCCTTTAACCTCCcgttcagcttctcctcctgcttcttcttcagctcttctTCCTGCTCACCATCAGGGGGAAGCAGCGAGCCGGCGTGACCCGGAGCCGTCAATGATACTCTGGCGTTGGGccacaggaacaggaagttaGGGTCAAACGCCCTCCCACACTGGAGACAAACAGGACACAAGaatttaataaacataaactaaACCCACTGTGAGCATAACACGTGATCATACTCTCGAATAGTAAGGCATTACATTCAAGTATTTCTAGACTTGTTTCcttgaaaaaaatctaataataataagtatataAGAagtttttagacattttttccaGTGACACAGTAGCTGGGTCTGGTAACGCATTACTTTGATTTGATCAGGGCCGTATTAAAGTCCTTTTTCTGGTAAAGCAAATTTAAATTATAGTATACAGATGCAGAAGGTTTACACCTCTCAATCTGTAATGTCCTTTTGATCAGACCAGTCTATTCTATCAGCAGAATAATTATGTCAATATAAACATGACTGACTTATTTAGGGAATAtaaattgtttttatctttttgcttTACAGCCAATATTCAGATACAGAGAAATACTGCTTGACTAGCCGATCGATCGATTGATCACATGAACAGTGACCAGGAAGacgagtcaaaaaaaaaaaaataaaaaagaatatgaacaggaaaggagaaaggaCTCAATAACATTATAACTATGTTAACCTCGTCGTCACCTTATTTGTCACAGAGTAGTGTTTGCTCACCATAGCATAGCTGTCAGCACCGTGGCAACCACCAATCACCACAGTGATTTTGGGGACGGAGGCACAAGCTACTGCTGACATCATTGAGCCCTGAGCCTTAAGgcggtttgtgtttgtttctgcctGGAAGAGACAAACGTAGAAAACATGCGTTGAAACAAAAATTCATTTTGAGTGAGCAGACCCCAGGGCTTGTGTGATGTCCAAAAACATCTCAACATAGACCTGggcaggctgtgtgtgtgtgtgtgtgtgctgaataCCTGCGTTGTGGACAGCGTTAGCGCTGGTGTAGGTGCTGTgttctggaggaagaggagtgggATGTCTCTCTGGTCACACAGCTGGACAAAGTGGCTTCCTTTTAGCGCCGCCTCATACGACAGATCTCCGTTGTTGGCTATTATTCCCACCAGGTGGCTAacgcaataaaaacacaatgctgtATACTCTGTATATACTGGagtgataaaatataaaacataatatgGCATAATATTTTTTGGATCAACAAACATATATtaggacctacacaatattaagaagatggtcataatgttatgcctgattggtgtatgttaaGATTTAAAATTCTATCTGTCTCCTGAATCACAGCTACACTTCATTCACTCCCGACGAACATGTCTTCgaaaaatatgtgtgtatttgagtGCTCAGAAAAAGACTTTTGTGTGCCAGTTCGTAGCTCACGAACCACAAATTGCAGTATTAATTGTCGTATATCCTTAGAGCTGATTACGTAGGAATCCTGCCaagaatgtatttttaaatacaaacataccTCAGGCGGCACATAGGTAAAGCAGGCCAGTTCACTTCTGAATATTACAAGCAATGGTGAGTAAGATATCTGCAGTTCGTGATGGAGTTTGTCCTGGCAAAGTGATCTGTGAGTGTGTGGTTGCATCATTTACCCGCAGATCTTTGCGAACCCAGTGACGAGTGTGGTTCCATAGCGAGCTTTAAACTCCTGGAAGCGGCTCCCGTCTGTCAGTCGACTCACGACCTGGACAGACGGATGGAAACAACGAGCTGCAGGTTACTGAGGCCACATGACGGCTACAAACTAAATCTTTGTGCGCTTGTGCACGGCCGTACCATTTTAACATCTAGGCTGTAGTTGTAACTCTGCGGAGCGAGACCCAAAAGCTCCTCTGAACTGTACAGcggctcctcctctgctttcttcttcttcgtcgtcgtcgtcgtctcctcctcttcctctggaaGTTGGAAGTTGAGGGTGGATATGATGTTTCTGGTGTACTCAaacgcctccttctcctcccaggCAAAGTGGTCCA
Coding sequences within:
- the si:ch211-198n5.11 gene encoding methylcrotonoyl-coenzyme A carboxylase 2, yielding MHRCIARFAEHRWHCSVRCMSSAVGKRRALRSAFPVLDLPLHPIQKHVYEANLRNSNACLKKYAEFSEKVRKGGGENATARHTQRNKKLLVRDRLRLLLDDEDFLELSQFAGLGLPYGDIPSAGCLTGIGRINGLWCMFIANDATVKGGTAYPITVKKQLRAQDIAIQNRLPCVYLVDSGGAFLPLQSEIFPDKNQGGRTFYNEAIMSAMKIPQVSIVCGSCTAGGAYIPTMAEETVMVHRIGTIFLGGPPLVKAATGEEVTPEDLGGARLHAEVSGCVDHFAWEEKEAFEYTRNIISTLNFQLPEEEEETTTTTKKKKAEEEPLYSSEELLGLAPQSYNYSLDVKMVVSRLTDGSRFQEFKARYGTTLVTGFAKICGHLVGIIANNGDLSYEAALKGSHFVQLCDQRDIPLLFLQNTAPTPALTLSTTQAETNTNRLKAQGSMMSAVACASVPKITVVIGGCHGADSYAMCGRAFDPNFLFLWPNARVSLTAPGHAGSLLPPDGEQEEELKKKQEEKLNGRLKEESSAFFSSGRMWDDGVILPQDTRKVLRDALDIIKQQHYQLSTEKLQSALLRI